One window from the genome of Campylobacter concisus encodes:
- a CDS encoding MATE family efflux transporter, giving the protein MDLLKDPLNKLIISLSLPAGTAMMFNTLYNVTGTFFAAKISTLAVAGMAMSFLLYLSIVGIGLGFGSALTALIGNSLGAGKVKMAKFYAANGIIFVLVFAIFMGFCGYFLAPNLLTFLGADHHYLKEALDYAGVIFLATPFFLIIKSLNGVLVALGDTKSYRNWLFYGLFINAFFCYFFAFILDLGVKGLALATASVQLLGMIYLFAKVKKAKMIELRNLSYFVPNFSIWAKITKQALPACLNYLSMSLGSLVLLKFISYYGVNAVAGYGIALRIEQILVLPTIGMAAAVLSIVSRNYGAKNFKRAKQCYKISLLFLLIYCAFACVFIRFFGEDMIRIFDDTPAVLEIAGLYLGINSLAYVAYGTINVSGSTLQAIKRPVAIFLLNGFRQFVLQGSLFYAVVFYFNLEIKFIWLALFFSVYLTAICFVFWTLYQLRRATGVSF; this is encoded by the coding sequence TACTCTTTATAACGTCACTGGTACATTTTTTGCAGCAAAAATTTCTACCCTTGCCGTAGCTGGTATGGCTATGAGCTTTTTACTTTATCTAAGTATTGTAGGCATTGGGCTTGGTTTTGGCTCAGCACTAACTGCGCTAATAGGCAATAGTCTTGGAGCAGGAAAAGTAAAAATGGCTAAATTTTATGCGGCAAATGGAATTATCTTTGTGTTAGTATTTGCTATTTTTATGGGGTTTTGTGGCTATTTTTTAGCACCGAATTTGCTCACTTTTTTAGGAGCCGATCATCACTATTTAAAAGAGGCTCTTGATTACGCAGGTGTTATCTTTCTTGCTACACCGTTTTTCTTGATTATTAAATCTCTAAACGGCGTACTCGTGGCACTTGGAGATACAAAAAGTTACCGCAATTGGCTATTTTATGGCCTTTTTATCAATGCATTTTTTTGCTACTTTTTTGCATTCATTTTGGATCTTGGCGTAAAAGGACTCGCTCTAGCAACAGCTAGTGTTCAGCTTTTGGGCATGATCTACCTTTTTGCAAAAGTTAAAAAAGCTAAGATGATCGAGCTAAGAAATTTAAGCTATTTTGTGCCAAATTTTAGCATTTGGGCAAAGATTACAAAGCAAGCTCTACCAGCTTGCTTAAACTATCTATCGATGTCGCTTGGCTCACTTGTGCTTTTAAAATTTATAAGTTACTATGGCGTAAATGCCGTAGCAGGATATGGCATAGCTTTAAGGATAGAGCAAATTTTGGTATTGCCGACCATTGGTATGGCCGCAGCAGTTTTAAGTATCGTTTCAAGAAACTATGGTGCTAAAAATTTTAAAAGAGCCAAGCAATGCTATAAAATTTCGCTTCTTTTTTTACTTATTTATTGTGCATTTGCTTGTGTTTTTATTAGATTTTTTGGTGAAGATATGATAAGAATTTTTGATGATACACCGGCAGTTTTGGAAATAGCAGGGCTTTATCTTGGTATAAATTCTCTTGCTTACGTAGCTTATGGCACGATAAATGTCTCAGGCAGCACTCTTCAGGCCATAAAACGTCCAGTGGCTATCTTTTTGCTAAATGGATTTAGGCAATTTGTACTTCAAGGATCACTTTTTTACGCAGTAGTTTTCTATTTTAATCTTGAGATAAAATTTATATGGCTGGCTCTATTTTTTAGTGTCTATCTCACAGCCATTTGCTTCGTCTTTTGGACGCTTTATCAGCTAAGAAGGGCTACTGGCGTAAGCTTTTAA